A window of Cuculus canorus isolate bCucCan1 chromosome 20, bCucCan1.pri, whole genome shotgun sequence genomic DNA:
TCAACTGGAGCATTGACAACGAGCAAGTGTTGGAactgctctcctcctgcctctgcagggAGGGAACCATCAATTCCCCCGTGGAGAAGGAACCCCTGGACAGGTTGGTCAGGGCTGGTGACCAGGGGTCAATGTGGGACAAGCCCAGCCTTCAGCTTTGTAGCTGATGGATATGAACTGAGCGGAGCCCCTGCATCACCCAGGGCCTGTGCTATGCCATCCCAGCTGACAGGCAGTGTACCAGCAGGaagctgtccctgcctgcaggtGCATGTGTGGCTCTGAGCAGCATTCCTTTTTAGTGGAGCTTAATTGCTGATTAAGGCCGTGCTGATGAGTTCATTAACAGAGGAATGTAAAGAGATGTTTTCTCTGAGGATGTGAGGCTGATCCCATTGCGAAATTCTCCCTTAGCACAGCTGTCTGAGATGCAGAAACAGAGCAGAGCCTCCCCTGTGGCCGCTGGCTGGAACAGTGACAGGAACACTGGCCGGGGCCATAGAAACTGCAACAGAGTGGGACACTGCACTTAAGAGTAGCTGAGTAGCTTCActgacttttcttttgtgtgtgtgcagtgtAGACAAACATCCCAGCTGTGTGCACTCCCCCCTCAGCAGGGAAGCACGCCCAGTGCAGTGGGGAGTGGGGACGCATCCGTGGCTGCCTGGACGCATGCACAGTCATCCTTTTCACTTATTCCTCAGGAAATCAGCTCTGCCATTTGCACCCAGATGTCGTTGAGCTGGAATGTGAGGTGGTGCTCTCACTTGCAGCTGGATCTGGAGAGCTGTTCCAGTTGAGGATGTGAGGCTGGTGCTATTGTGAAACTCCTTTAGGTCATCATAGCCAAATCTGAGATGTTGATGTTTCATGGGCTAAAATGCTGTTTGTGTTCCATATCAACCAGAACATGTTTGCCTTCGGGGGAAAATGGCTCTGCTCAGACAGGCCCTAGGACTGCAGCCTGCAGTGTAGGCAGCTCTTGCCCTCTGGAACTGAGATGGGAGAAGAGCCTTCAGTCAAGTGAAAGCTATGATTTGTCTTCTAATGCACATTAATGCCCTTGCTGCTTAATAAAGGAGTAGCATGGATGGGGTATTCCAGGGCTGATATTATCTCAGAGTTGTTAATTATCCCAGAAGAGCTTGTATTGTGGACTAAAGCCAATCCTTGTAAATCCAGGTCAGGGATAAATAAGTCTTACCTGCTGCAGAGGTGGAGGATGCTGGCTGGTGGTGGAGCTGTGCTGGATTCGgtgggcagcagctggggcaCCTATCACCTGCGCCCGAGTTGCAGAAATGCGGTGAGAGGGGAGCCAGTTAGCAGGAGGAGAGGCTGTGCTTTAGCCCCCCTGCCCACTGTCACTTGCATTGCTCACATCCTGTGCTTTTAttggatgtttcttttttatgtctCTTTTTAATTGACTTCCTAGAACTGTATGGCAGCCTGCCTCGCTGTGAAGGATTTGTGTGTCAGGTCCTGGCACAGGCTGTGGTGCTGCCTGGCTGGATCTGCCATGGTGCCACAACTggccctcctgcagccccacgTGCTGCCAGTGACACCACCACCCTGGTGATTTTTCCTCACTGTGCAGCCAGCAAGCGCCTGGAGATGGGGGCAGTGGAAGGAAATCTCAGAGCATCTCAGGGCCAAGAGAGCACCCCAGTGCCTGGCTTGGCTGCAGCTGGCCAGAAACAGAGGCACCTTTTTCTCTTGGTCTTTGGATTTTAGGTTCTGCCTTATTAGGCAGAAGCTGCATTCTTGCCATCTAGGTCAGGACAGGGGAACGCTAAGCTCAGCCCAAATCTGGCAGTGTCTGTGTCTTTCCCCCCtgccaaaggaaaacacttctgaagCAAAGGCACCATCAGAATACTTCATCTtggaaaaaacaaccaaaggggctagagaaaaacaaacttatCACAAGTGAAACAAACTGAGCCTGGAGTACGAGGAGGGCCCAGGGTAAAGgccagactgaaaaaaaagactgatttACCCTGAAATGGGAATGTGAGTCGTGTCCTGGATCTGCTGGGAGTAAAGGGGATTATGAGGCACAGGCACTTCTGGAAGAACTTAAACCTTGTGGGCATTACCTGCTGAGCAAGAGGTGCAGAGAGTGGGAGACAGAGGAGGGTTCCCCTGGCGAGTGCAGCTCTGGATGGGGAAGAGTGGTGTTCCTCTGGAGGGACCCAGGAGGATCAGGGGTGTCCTGGAAGGGAGCAGTACTGCAGAGCTCCACTATCTTTTCACTTTTTGGTGTTTATCTTTGGATTTAGGTGTATACGTGCCACATACCAGAATCTAAAGTCTGCTATGGAAGAGGAGTGTGCTGTCGGACAGCACTCCAGGGGCTTGCGTGCAGAGGAGGGCACTGCTGGTGATCACACCCGTGTAAATCCCCACCACGCTTTGGAATATCCAGGAAGGGTTATTGCCAGCTGTTGAGGCCACAGAGCTGACACGAAGCATTTGCTTTCACTGTGGCAGATATGAGGCACATCATGGTAAATGGTCTCTAGTAATTGTGTTTTGGCCGTGAGGTGTCATTTTAGGCCTCAGAGCATTAGTGAAGTCCACGCAATATATGGAGCAAAGTTTCTTCTTAAGGTCTGCGAGTGTGttctgcctctgcagagccttcccttGCAAtaggaggaaggcagagcagtTGGCTCTTAAAGTAGCTTtccaaaagctgtttttctagTCTtgaagaaggcagaagagaaataattcaTAGGTTGGCTTTTCTATACCATACGGTCAGCTCTAGCAGCTCACAGTTTGCCTGTcagcttctctgtgctgaaAACAAACGCCTCCCTCACCTGAGTGCCTGCGTCCCGTGCCCATGGTGCAGGGGCAACAGCATGTGGGAAAAGGAGGCAGTGCTGTTCCCAAACCAGAGGTGGAGCAGAGAGGCTTCTTCTCTGGAGACTTCAACTTTGTTTATTCAGGAAAAACTCTAGCTGCAGCTGATTTGGGAGTAGAACAGCCTTTGCAGCCTTCAGTCACTGGAGCTGGTTAGAAAAAGCCTTACTGCAAGTGCTCACTGCTGCTCTCCTTCCGTCTCCAGGTCCGGGCTGGCCCTGGATTCACAAATGAGCTTTGTGTGACAAGAGAGTCTTTGTCATCTTCAATTATCCTGTGTCTGCCGGTACTgggggagggagctggctggAGGGGCGGCTGTGGGGGATCAGGGAgggagctctgtgctgctgcccttTCTCTGATCTCTTAGCAGCAAACAAGTCACTGGAGCCAAGGTCTGCTGCAAGCACCAGTGTACGtagaggagcagggagagaagcCTGTGGAGACCATGAGAAAGCTGAGGAGCTTCAAGCATAGATGGGTTGATGAAGTGTTTGGGGACAGTTTTGTATTGCAGCACCTGCTTGCCTGTTGCATGCTTTGAGTGATTGTGGAGAGAACATCGGGTTAGATACAGGATGAATTAGAGAAATTAAGTCTGTCTCTGACTCCTGCCCTTTCTGGCTGCCTTTATTTCAGGTCCTTGGGAGCTCAGGGAAACTCTACACTTGCTACAGTTCCTGCCACTTCTGCACATGTCCTGCTTTTGATTTTACTGTGTTGCAGAAGAGTGAGAGCCTTCTGGTAAGTTGTCTGCCTTAACGTGGGGCCAGGACAGGGAGCTAGGGAGAAGGCTGTGCTCTTTGTCTTGAACCTGAGCAGCCTGGAGTTTCCAAGGGAGCAAATGCATGAATGTTGAGTTGGCCACGCAGGCTGTGCCTGACCCACTGCATAATCTGGCCTCTGGGAGTCGTGTTTGGGTGGAGCTAGGCCTTACAAGGGCCAGGGAGAGCTTTTGTTCTTAATTATGCATTACTGTTCTGAGTTTCAAGAGATGAATAATCCCTGGACTCTTGGAACAAGGGCTGTTGCTGCTAATGGGAATGCCACATGGAGTCTgggtgatcatagaatcaccaggttagaaaggacccactggatcatcgagtccaaccataaagCAGTGCAGTTCACCCCGTGCCAGGGAGGAAGGACTCAGGGGAACTAAATGGTCTGCAAGTGTCCTCCCACCCTGTGCCAACCACTCCTCCCTTGTGGGAATCCTGTGTGTCCCAGGACCTCTGTCACCTGGGCCAAATACTGTTGGGCTTGAGAGCCGTGTGGGCTGCCAGATAGCACAAGGCTGACTCTTGTTTTTCATAGTCTGGATCTGCCTTctcctgtgtgtgtgtgtgtaaggaGGGCATCAGGAGCCAGTGGAAGCTTTGGCCTCTGTCAGATCCCTGTGTTACATGATCCTGATGGCAGAGCTGACCTGGTGCAACTGGAGCGGCAGCCTGTGCCTGGGCTTGGTGTGCCAAGAGGGAACCATGTTCCTGGGAGGCGTGAGCGCTTCATTAGACCCTATCTGGCCAGGATGGATTTCTGTGGCTTCCAGATAGAGCATGACATTCCTGCGTTGCTCCTGCTGCTAACTTGGCTGTGCTATTATTTGCAGTGCAAACATATACTGGCTGTCTACCTCAGTCGGGCCGTGGGAGCCTGCCAGGAACTGTCTGTCTCTGAGGAGCAACTCACAAGCATCTTActggctggagaagaggatgaaggTTGAAGGATTTGGATCACATATGGAGGTGCTTTCTCCCAGTGGGATAGCTGGCATTTTTCCTGCCTACCAGGCTGTCAAGTGTTCATCGTGGCTGGCAGGtttcctgtgctgcagccaAATGTGATATTAATTAGCAGCCTCACACTGGTGGATTAATGAATAAATGTTAAGAAGCCTGTGTTGACTTCAGTTTCACTTATTTAGGTTATTCTTGGGACTGCTGAAGATGTTTGAACTTATCTGTAGTGTTTGAACTTATCTGTAGTATTGTGTGTTTGTGATGTGGGGATGCAAACAGTCTGGCAGGTCTCTTAGTGATCCATTAAACCTCGTTAACTCTGCTTGTACTTCGACTGAACCCCATCATCCCTCCAGTGCCCTCTGACAGAGTGACACTGCAGAGGCTCTTAGCAGCCGGCTGCTCAGGGCACTTTTCAGTTCATCACTGGCAAACCTGTACCAGGGATGAGGGCAGggacccctcagcacctcgGTTGATGACAGATCTGTGCTTCTGCTGTTTTTACTGTAATACAGGATCTTTGGGAGCATCAACCTGGCTGCTGTGCTTTCAGATTGACCCCTTTCAGACAAGTTGACCACCTTATGCTGGCAAGGAAGGCAAGGCTGTCCACATCAGACATGAGGGCAAGGAGACTGCTGCTCCCCGATTCCACACACCGGCCAGTGAACTGGGAAAagctccttccagctctgcccGTGCACTGAGATTGGGTTCCTTCTCGAGTGCTGCATGACGCGCCGTGCGAACACAACACCGCAAGAAATGATGGGGCTGAGCCAGGTTGTGTAGGTGGTAAATTAAGCATTTGTATGTAAATAACAGTTACTGCAAGTACAAAATCAGAGCAACATGAGGAAAACACATCCATCCTATGTACATCAGAGCAGTGATGAGTGATAGCTGAATAGCTACAGCTGCACTCGCTACATAAAGTTCCTCTGCCATTTTCACTTCACATTTTTATAGAAACTATTTcagagttggtttttttttttgaggggggacAAGGAAGGtctcctatttttattttgccttgaaACGACTTTGGCTCAGATCCACAAAGGCACTTAACGTGCCTAAAGACCACGGTGACCTGGGCTGTAGTTAGTAATGGTTAACAAGCCCATGGCACAGTCATACTAAGGATACACCACATCTGGCTACAGGAATTCTGGCTCCTAAGAGGCGTATGAAAGGTAGCAGTCATGGATGCCGAGCTGCAGTGCAAGCTGTCACATACGAGCAAGCGTTCTGGGGCCAGCGCGCTCTGTATCACAGCGCTGTGTGTTTCAGTCTTGTTATGCTGTCCAGAGTTTGGTTGATTTTCAGCCAACAGAAGGGAAGAGATTACATTCTTTGTTATAAGGATAAACGTGGCTTGCAGCCACTTTGCCACACTGCCAGACCTGCAGGTGAAACCCCACTTGTTTCCAGCCATGATTAACAGAAGGATCACAGCCAAAGATAATACAGAAGGGAAGGaatgaaaggaggagagagtCAAACCCTGCCCAAATGGCAGGAGGTGGCTACATGTGCTGGCTGGACCATGACCAAGGCAGATGCAGCAAAGCT
This region includes:
- the ZSWIM7 gene encoding zinc finger SWIM domain-containing protein 7 isoform X1, whose product is MGSTLPAVAEELLKEIKKAFQETSHVPDDLLLGLKFIFGTSAVSALDLVDQRSVTRVTSPSGRIAYQVLGSSGKLYTCYSSCHFCTCPAFDFTVLQKSESLLCKHILAVYLSRAVGACQELSVSEEQLTSILLAGEEDEG
- the ZSWIM7 gene encoding zinc finger SWIM domain-containing protein 7 isoform X2, giving the protein MAGGGIPDHPVNNLIPGSSSRLKFIFGTSAVSALDLVDQRSVTRVTSPSGRIAYQVLGSSGKLYTCYSSCHFCTCPAFDFTVLQKSESLLCKHILAVYLSRAVGACQELSVSEEQLTSILLAGEEDEG